In the genome of Paenibacillus pabuli, one region contains:
- a CDS encoding HD-GYP domain-containing protein: MGLITLSEVKPGLKLGNDVQTLRGNVLFQKGKVILPKDVEVLRAFMIHQVDIEQERTGTSGTAVKVSSTASGVGGNEKNGERAGKGSSTVSAPAVPSLHEEYEKMVGLTKNAFLSSLAAELPVYELRTQLEALFIHLKQYNVLTFTPRVMQEHDYVYHHAVLSAITSYQLAQWIDLPSKDWMQVAFAGLFHDIGNNKVDPQILHKPSALTASEQAEIRQHTKYGYQVLKQAKAINEGARLAALQHHEKVDGSGYPLQLSGTQIHIYAKIVAIADIFHAMTLEKIYRKAQSPYLVLEQIQSEAFGKLDPAIVNVFVQRSTQIHNGIRVKLSNNQIGEIIFSDRDHPTRPMVSVEGTIINLMQQRQLYIQEVIA, encoded by the coding sequence ATGGGATTAATCACCCTGTCTGAAGTCAAACCAGGACTTAAACTGGGAAATGACGTGCAAACGCTTCGGGGCAATGTTCTGTTTCAGAAGGGCAAAGTCATATTGCCCAAAGATGTGGAAGTACTTAGAGCTTTTATGATCCATCAAGTGGACATCGAGCAAGAGAGAACAGGGACAAGCGGTACAGCTGTTAAGGTCTCATCCACGGCTTCAGGCGTAGGTGGTAATGAGAAGAACGGGGAACGGGCAGGGAAAGGCAGCAGCACAGTCTCAGCACCCGCAGTACCGTCTCTGCATGAAGAGTATGAAAAGATGGTGGGACTGACCAAAAATGCGTTTCTATCCTCCTTGGCGGCTGAATTACCTGTATATGAGTTGCGTACACAGCTGGAAGCATTGTTTATTCATCTCAAACAGTATAATGTGCTTACCTTCACTCCACGAGTGATGCAGGAACATGATTATGTGTATCATCATGCCGTATTGAGTGCCATTACATCTTATCAATTGGCCCAGTGGATTGATCTGCCGTCCAAAGACTGGATGCAGGTAGCTTTTGCAGGATTGTTTCATGACATTGGTAATAACAAAGTGGATCCACAGATCCTCCATAAACCCTCTGCATTAACTGCGTCAGAGCAGGCAGAGATCCGACAGCATACGAAATATGGCTATCAGGTGCTGAAACAGGCGAAGGCCATTAATGAGGGAGCTAGACTCGCAGCGTTGCAGCATCATGAAAAAGTGGATGGATCGGGTTACCCGCTGCAGCTCAGCGGCACCCAGATTCACATCTATGCGAAGATTGTGGCTATCGCTGATATATTCCACGCTATGACATTGGAGAAAATCTATCGAAAAGCGCAATCGCCATACCTGGTACTGGAGCAAATTCAAAGTGAGGCTTTTGGCAAACTGGATCCTGCAATCGTTAATGTATTCGTTCAGCGTTCTACACAGATCCATAACGGTATCCGAGTGAAGCTCAGTAATAATCAAATCGGCGAGATCATATTCTCTGATCGCGATCATCCTACTCGGCCGATGGTATCGGTGGAGGGAACGATTATCAATCTGATGCAGCAAAGGCAGCTGTATATCCAGGAAGTCATTGCCTAA